Genomic window (Takifugu rubripes chromosome 1, fTakRub1.2, whole genome shotgun sequence):
agacgacctgcgccaggtatagactcaacggagcttccgaggaaacaaagcaagaagtggattaacaaaggaactccagccgctagatattggtgtcaacggggcattcaaaactagactgcgaactgcgtgggagcggtggatgacgaacggcgaacacacgttcaccaagacggggagacggcgccgagcgtcatacgtcactatctgccagtggatcgtaaatgcctgggcatcgaccgtggtccgagctttcaggaaggcagggattgtcactgaaatgccagacaacaccagcgacaccgaccctgatgacgactttgacgagacggagccggccatgttggacgccgtattcgcacaactgttcaattcggacaccgaagaagaagaattcgagggattcctggatgaggaatgaactgataaagtgatctttacgtgtttcttttgtgtgtttacaacttaacaaggctggtcatactgtgaatatggaaattaccgtttgaacaacgttgttatattgctattgctatcgctttgcattacttcgagagttcgagttaccgtatattgtttgcactaacgtttgatttaccgcaacggtactacgtgataaaaacgttgcactaaatcgaagatttattaaactccactatccacttgtgataaaaatgttgcactgcctgttataactcgctgttattaaacgaactgtgttacgcgaaaacactacgtcactcgggaaaaataataaaacagctgtttattcgttttgggagtgaatagagttgtgagaacgacggattgtattctattaataaagtttgactgacttatctggctgttttattgacattccttttagcgcagctcgatctagtgaacgcgtcatgaaaccacaggcactacgcagtttctatgctatgcgccttatagcacggtgcgccctgtgtatgaaaatatttctaaaataggctgttaattgaaggtgcgccctataatacggcgcgccttatggttgtgaaaatacggtactcatTGTCATCAGTGGATCTGTGCCTCTGCTCCTATGGATTGCTTTGAGAGCAGTTATGATGCAGGATGCTCCTTCCACAGTTCAATGGACAGTGGAAATACACAAGGCCTTTGCGGATTTAAAGGCTGCTTCATTCTCAGCACAAGCTTTGGGCTGCTGGATTACACACAGCTGTTCCATCTGTATGTGACTGAGATAGCGGGTTTTGCTTCTGACCTGTTGGTGCAGAAACAGGGGTCACATTGTCATCCCGTGCTATTCGTCAAAGCTTTCCCCCTGTGGTGTTTGTCCTGCCTAGTTGGTTGagatctgtagctgctgttgctactatgAATGAGAAATCAGCCCCCATTGTACTGGCTCATGACTGTGTTACTCATTCTGTGCTACATATTTTGAATATAGCTGCTACACAACAAATGTCGACTGCCCGAAGGTCAGGATATGAAGCAATGATTTTGTCCAGTCCTGTTTGTCAGTTATTCATGAAAGGTCTCCACCATTGAATCCAGccacctcttcctgttcctgagctggaggaggatcaTGATTGTAGTGGTTATCGACAGCGGTACATCACGCAGACCTGATCTCATGTGGACACCACTCCAGAAACcagattttcttttctacaCTAATGACTCCTGTAGGCGACCCTCTGATAGTTTTTTCAGGCGATGTCAGGAGTCTGGAGCCCTCCATCACAGCAcctctgctcaagctgcagagcTATATGCTCTTAACAGGGCCTGTACGATTGCCAAGGACATCTGTTACTACCTACACAGATTCTCGCTATGTCTGCTAATCACACTGAATATTCCTCACCGGATCTCTGACACTCTgggtctgtgtttttttttttacaactctACAGTTAGAGGCCAACCTTGAATGTTCTACGTATATATCAAATTTCCATGCCCCTCATTCCTTTATAGACAAAATAGGGACACTCAGAGGGCACTACTAGGGTCCTACTAGGGAGCAGGACTGGTTTTCTTATATCACTAGCTGTGGCACTTTAAGCAGTTGTTTTATTAATCACAACCATTGTAGCGATAATCAAGTGTACATTCAGCCGTCTTTCAACTGCAGTAATTACTCAATCCCCTCAAACTGATGTGCATGAATGGGATAAGATGAGTTTTTGAGGGTTGTACAGATCAACGGGCAAGTGTAGGCATGGTAAAGATGTCTGGTGGAAGGGAAGTGGTAGTACCCTCTCTTTTCTAATTGAGCTGTTGTTCAGATCTCTAGGATTGCTGCCCCATAATTTGAGTTTTAACATCCATCTCTAAAGTTAAAGGGGGTGATAGGAAAGGCTTTTTATTCCTACAGAACAGCCCTTGAAGCAGACAGTCTGGAATTTTCATGatttattaaagaaattgtgCAATGAAATTGAAAACTATTTGATTTGTAATGTGTTCAGTTGTGTTGTAGAACAATGTAGCTGCAGCTGCCAAGAGTACATTTGTGACTTTTTTCTGCCAGTTCTAAAAAGTTGTAGGAATTTTCCTAATGAGGGTAATTGTTAGTTTTGATCAAACAATCAAAAAGGAGGGATTTGGAAGGAAAAATCGCTCCTTCTCCCTAAATCCCAAATTGTCCTTTTGACCTTTACTCAGCGTTATTGTCCTGAAGTAGCTACTGACAGCTCAGGTGTCACTTCAGGACAAAAAATGTCTGTCGTATCCAGGGTTAATATTCTCTGCTTGGAATAGTTAATGACAGACTGGCTGGAGCCGTACGTGGTCGAAGCCAGCCAGTGACCTGTCTTATGCCTTCTATACCTCTCAGTACGAATATCTCGCCAGAACTGGGGCCTTCAACACAAGACATCTAAGTCTCCTGTGTATCAGTTTCATAACCTCTATTCCTAATTTCCACAAAAGGCACAACAATGCAACATATCAACAGCATATGACTTCTCTCCCTGGCAGTGACATACCTTTTTCTCCAGGTACTGCAGAATTAgattcttcacctcctctggagGTGGAATTCGATACTTGTGGTAGATGAAAGCATGATCTTTCCCATCAAAAAGTCGGTACATTTTAGCACAGTGTTGTTCTTGTCTTGGTCTTCTCTTCCCTCTAGCCTTTTATGTCTTTGTCCTGGATAGAACTCTGTTCTACAGGAATGTAGTTTGGGGGGAGAGACCCGCAACCGACGCTCACACAAAGAAGTCCAACCCACTGTCAGAGAGTAAAAATCGCAGAGCAAAATCAATCATTTACAACTCTTAAAAAAGAGTCACACTGACAAAAGTTAATCAGTACTGGGCAGCATGTTTCATTCCCTATAACCCTGATCTGAGCTGTTTCCACAGGAAATGCCTTATTACATTTCTGCTGACAAAGCCTGTGTGTTTCGATGACATTGTCATGGAACGAGAAAGGAAACGGCCAGATGGATGGTATCCTTTATCTAAATATCTTATTTTTTCTCACTCTTGACCGCTCACTACActgaaaaacatctttgtttttaatgtgtttgagaATACACTCCACAACATGTCTTTAATTGCCCTCTAGGGATAGTGGCAATAATGGCCTGTTGACCCTTTCCAACATAATTGTTCTCCATTAATTTGGAAAGTTAAATACTGTCTCGTGGGTTCTCATTAGGCGCGGCAAAAGCTCCACTGGCGTTCGCTTTGTTCTTATTTAGcatttcagtgtgtttttttcatGGCGTCCTGCTTTTATGCAACTTCTCGCAGTAACTGTCGACATTGTGAGTATACAGCAGCACAATCCCCCAAACTCTGGGGGAAAATATACGCCGGGGATGTCTTAGCAGTGATGGGCTTTAAAAGGCCCAAAGGGACTAATAAAAGTCCTTACAGTATTCTTACATCAGGAAAGTCTGACCTCGCATTTGACAAGGGTGACCTTTTGCATCACCTTTCATAAAGAATAAGTAAATCAAGGTAGTAGCATAAACTTTTGTTCCCTATCATGTTGGGTGGCAAAACTCTACAATTGAAGGGactgaaaaatcaaaaatatatCTAAAAAACATATCTGGCTTcaacaatgttttaaagattcaTAGCATTTAATGTTGTTAATTATTGAATCTCTTCATGTAGGGACACCATAGATACTGCACGTGGAGGCAAAATGCCTAGAGTTCATAGCCACTATGTTGACTTTGATGATGTAACACAATCACCCCTTTTGCTCCTCAAGAAGTTAAATGTATATGACATCATTTTGTACCCTTTTGCCTCTAAATTGTTCAAAATCTGCCTTCAATTGAAGGTTGTGCCGGGTGTTCTACATGTACTTCGTACTGctagtgtttttttaaattgatattCAACATCAACTTTCTATTTATTGTCAACTAGTTTATGTTCAATCCAAAAAATCActtaaattacaaaaaaataaccTCATACTTTACAAATCAAGACCTTTGATTACCTGTCAGAATCTCAAAtcgaaaaaaaggaaaaacttttCTGGGCAACATTCCTTTGGGAGTCCCGGCTGTGATGACATAACGGTGTGCGACATGTTAAAGAGCCTCtcagtttctgctgctaaaTCAGACTCACAGCATGAGGTCCATTCATCGATGGCAACGCTTTAACAGAGGCAGCAGATAAAACTCATctttgctgctgatgctgtccGCTGATGACCTATTTCCACGTTTGTGTAAACCTCTGTCTTTCTTGTCACCTTTGGTTCAGTTCTCTCAATGCTGATACTGTCTCTGTTCATGCCAAAGCTAACCTGTAACTGAACAGATAAGGAGGAGGTGTGACTTCAGGATCCGATTAAAATGCTTAAACGTCTCTGAGGGTAAATGGACAACTTTACTACTCCTCCTTATTTTAACCTCACCATGTTTTTGAACATTGGCCAGTATCGTTATCTTGCCTTTGTGCTGTGCTTCATCTTGTATGCTTCCATTGTCTTTGCTAATGTTATCATAATAGTTGTGATATCCAGAGAGAACGCTCTGCATGAGCCCATGTACATTTTTATCATGTGCCTTTCTGTTAACTCCCTGTACGGCTCTGCGGGCTTCTTCTTCAGATTCCTCAAAGATCTTCTCTCATCCACTCATTTGATCTCACGATGGGGATGTTTTGCTCAGATTTATGTCATTTACACGTACGCATCCTACGAGCTCACCCTTTTAAGCATTATGGCGTACGATCGGTACGTCGCTGTGTGTCAGCCGCTACATTACCACAACAAGATAACAAAGAGGTCAGTGATGCGGTTGATTTTGTTAGCGTCACTCTATCCGGCTTTTTCGGTTGCGGCCTGTGTTTATCTGTCATCCATGCTGCCATTGTGTGGCAATGCGATACCAA
Coding sequences:
- the LOC101073431 gene encoding olfactory receptor 10J4 — encoded protein: MDNFTTPPYFNLTMFLNIGQYRYLAFVLCFILYASIVFANVIIIVVISRENALHEPMYIFIMCLSVNSLYGSAGFFFRFLKDLLSSTHLISRWGCFAQIYVIYTYASYELTLLSIMAYDRYVAVCQPLHYHNKITKRSVMRLILLASLYPAFSVAACVYLSSMLPLCGNAIPKVFCANWPVVKLSCVPTWLNNLIGMLVSVTTVFLPLAFVLYTYGRIFFICRKCSSDFKSKVVHSCLPHIITFVNYSVTVFCDVALSRIDLESLNPFIAVVLSLEFVVIPPLVNPLVYGLKLPEIRKCILRMFHNPK